From the genome of Streptomyces sp. NBC_01116, one region includes:
- a CDS encoding XRE family transcriptional regulator → MTTTAERERVPNDVLTSVRKSMNLSQDEFAQGLRGAGEELGEPNDASKRLVQRWESGMTKTCRPLYARALKQFTGRAPESLGFAIPMTRVHSDGAGGHDMEAGEVGTTNAVTSPEPETQGEYAGIWLSRYEFYSSSRDETFDCKHHVVIVQHGNRLTAQSLPGASTNPDSPLSLDLTVDRNIITGTWTEQTAVNGYYHGARYHGAVQLLIEPTGRRMAGKWVGFGKDFDVNSGPWELRLLDRSTGRASVERYSASPE, encoded by the coding sequence ATGACGACTACGGCCGAGCGTGAGCGAGTTCCCAACGACGTACTGACCTCCGTACGCAAGTCGATGAACCTCAGCCAAGACGAGTTCGCCCAGGGATTACGTGGGGCGGGGGAAGAACTGGGCGAACCGAACGATGCTTCCAAGCGACTGGTGCAGCGTTGGGAGTCCGGGATGACCAAGACGTGCCGCCCGCTGTACGCGCGAGCACTCAAACAGTTCACTGGCCGCGCCCCCGAGTCACTAGGGTTTGCGATCCCTATGACACGCGTCCACTCAGACGGCGCAGGAGGCCACGATATGGAAGCTGGGGAAGTCGGCACGACCAATGCCGTCACAAGCCCGGAGCCGGAGACGCAAGGCGAGTACGCAGGTATCTGGTTGTCTCGTTACGAGTTCTACTCGTCCAGCCGTGACGAGACTTTCGACTGCAAGCACCATGTCGTCATCGTCCAGCACGGCAACAGGCTGACTGCCCAGAGCCTGCCAGGAGCGTCGACCAACCCCGACAGCCCCCTGTCTCTGGATCTGACCGTGGACCGGAACATCATCACAGGCACGTGGACGGAACAGACAGCGGTGAACGGCTATTACCACGGTGCCCGGTACCACGGTGCCGTCCAGCTACTGATCGAGCCGACGGGCCGCCGTATGGCGGGCAAGTGGGTCGGGTTCGGAAAGGACTTCGACGTGAACAGTGGGCCCTGGGAGTTGCGCCTACTCGACCGCTCCACGGGACGGGCCAGCGTCGAAAGGTACTCGGCTTCCCCAGAGTAA
- a CDS encoding UDP-glucose/GDP-mannose dehydrogenase family protein, giving the protein MALRITVIGTGYLGATHAAAMAELGFEVLGLDIVPEKIELLSTGRVPMYEPGLEEMLQRHVAGIEGSTGRLRFTTSWEEVAEFGDVHFVCVNTPQKHGEYACDMSYVDSAFDALAPHLTRPALVVGKSTVPVGSAARLADRLAELAPAGAAAELAWNPEFLREGFAVKDTLHPDRIVVGVTSETAEKLLREVYAVPVAEGSPFVVTDFPTAELVKTSANSFLATKISFINAMAEVCEAADGDVVKLAEAIGHDDRIGKKFLRAGIGFGGGCLPKDIRAFMARAGELGADQALTFLREVDSINMRRRGHMVELAREAVGGDSFLGKRVAVLGAAFKPDSDDVRDSPALNVAGQIHLQGGQVTVFDPKGMDNARRLFPTLGYADSALEAVRGADVVLHLTEWREFRELDPAELGEVAARRIILDGRNALDSAVWRGAGWTYRAMGRPKA; this is encoded by the coding sequence ATGGCCCTCAGGATCACTGTGATCGGCACCGGCTATCTCGGCGCCACCCATGCCGCGGCCATGGCCGAGCTGGGCTTCGAGGTCCTGGGGCTCGATATCGTCCCGGAGAAGATCGAACTGCTCTCCACCGGCCGCGTGCCGATGTACGAGCCGGGCCTGGAGGAGATGCTCCAGCGGCACGTCGCCGGGATCGAGGGATCCACCGGGCGGCTGCGCTTCACCACCTCCTGGGAGGAGGTCGCGGAGTTCGGCGACGTCCACTTCGTCTGTGTGAACACCCCGCAGAAGCACGGCGAGTACGCCTGCGACATGAGCTATGTCGACAGCGCCTTCGACGCGCTGGCCCCGCACCTGACGCGGCCCGCCCTGGTCGTCGGCAAGTCGACCGTCCCGGTGGGCTCCGCCGCCCGGCTCGCGGACCGGCTCGCGGAGCTGGCTCCGGCGGGGGCCGCCGCCGAGCTGGCCTGGAACCCGGAGTTCCTCCGCGAGGGCTTCGCCGTGAAGGACACCCTGCATCCGGACCGGATCGTCGTCGGCGTCACGAGCGAGACCGCCGAGAAGCTGCTGCGCGAGGTGTACGCCGTGCCGGTCGCGGAGGGCTCGCCGTTCGTGGTGACCGACTTCCCGACCGCCGAGTTGGTGAAGACCTCCGCCAACTCCTTCCTGGCCACCAAGATCTCCTTCATCAACGCGATGGCCGAGGTGTGCGAGGCCGCCGACGGGGACGTCGTGAAGCTCGCGGAGGCCATCGGGCACGACGACCGCATCGGGAAGAAGTTCCTGCGGGCCGGGATCGGCTTCGGCGGCGGCTGCCTGCCCAAGGACATCCGCGCCTTCATGGCGCGCGCCGGCGAGCTGGGCGCGGACCAGGCGCTCACCTTCCTCCGCGAGGTGGACTCCATCAACATGCGCCGGCGCGGCCACATGGTGGAGCTGGCCCGGGAGGCGGTGGGCGGCGACTCGTTCCTCGGCAAGCGGGTGGCGGTGCTGGGCGCCGCGTTCAAGCCCGACTCCGACGACGTACGCGACTCCCCCGCGCTCAACGTCGCCGGGCAGATCCACCTCCAGGGCGGCCAGGTGACCGTGTTCGACCCGAAGGGGATGGACAACGCCCGGCGGCTGTTCCCGACGCTCGGCTACGCGGACTCCGCGCTGGAGGCGGTGCGCGGGGCCGACGTGGTGCTGCACCTGACGGAGTGGCGCGAGTTCCGCGAGCTGGACCCGGCGGAGCTGGGCGAGGTGGCCGCCCGCCGGATCATCCTGGACGGCCGCAACGCCCTGGACAGCGCGGTGTGGCGCGGGGCCGGGTGGACGTACCGGGCGATGGGCCGCCCGAAGGCCTGA
- a CDS encoding dipeptidase — MDHLARAHELLAVHPVVDGHNDLPWALREQVGYDLDARDIAADQRGLLHTDLNRLRAGGVGGQFWSVYVRTDLTGDAAVSATLEQIDVVGELIARYPTHLRRALTADDLEKARAEGRIASLMGAEGGHSINNSLGTLRALYDLGVRYMTLTHNDNVDWADSATDLPRLGGLSAFGHEVVREMNRVGMLVDLSHVADGVMRDALATSTAPVIFSHSSARAVCDHPRNIPDDVLAALPANGGVAMATFVPKFVLPEAVAWTLAADRNMREHGLHHLDTTPTAMRIHEDFEAANPRPEATVPTIADHLDHMRAVAGVDHIGIGGDYDGTAFTPRGLEDVSGYPNLIAELLRRGWSEGDLAKLTWQNSVRVLRDAEAVARDEQSGRGPSHATITELDGPLG; from the coding sequence GTGGACCACCTCGCCCGTGCGCACGAGCTCCTCGCCGTCCACCCCGTCGTCGACGGCCACAACGACCTCCCCTGGGCCCTGCGCGAACAGGTCGGCTACGACCTCGACGCCCGGGACATCGCCGCCGACCAGCGCGGCCTGCTCCACACCGACCTGAACCGGCTGCGGGCCGGCGGGGTCGGCGGCCAGTTCTGGTCGGTGTACGTCCGCACCGACCTGACCGGCGACGCGGCCGTCAGCGCCACCCTGGAACAGATCGACGTCGTCGGAGAGCTGATCGCCCGCTATCCGACGCACCTGCGCCGCGCGCTCACCGCCGACGACCTGGAGAAGGCCCGCGCCGAGGGGCGTATCGCCTCCCTGATGGGCGCCGAGGGCGGCCACTCCATCAACAACTCGCTGGGCACCCTGCGCGCCCTGTACGACCTGGGCGTCCGCTACATGACGCTCACCCACAACGACAACGTCGACTGGGCCGACAGCGCGACGGACCTGCCGCGCCTCGGCGGCCTCTCCGCCTTCGGCCACGAGGTCGTCCGCGAGATGAACCGCGTCGGCATGCTGGTCGACCTCAGCCACGTCGCGGACGGCGTCATGCGCGACGCGCTCGCCACCAGCACCGCGCCGGTGATCTTCTCGCACTCCTCGGCCCGCGCCGTCTGCGACCACCCGCGCAACATCCCCGACGACGTGCTCGCGGCCCTCCCGGCCAACGGCGGCGTCGCGATGGCGACCTTCGTCCCGAAGTTCGTGCTGCCCGAGGCCGTCGCCTGGACCCTGGCCGCCGACCGCAACATGCGCGAGCACGGCCTGCACCACCTCGACACCACCCCGACCGCGATGCGCATCCACGAGGACTTCGAGGCGGCCAACCCGCGCCCCGAGGCCACCGTCCCGACCATCGCGGACCACCTCGACCACATGCGCGCGGTCGCGGGCGTCGACCACATCGGCATCGGCGGCGACTACGACGGCACCGCGTTCACCCCGCGCGGGCTGGAGGATGTCTCCGGCTATCCGAACCTCATCGCCGAACTGCTGCGGCGCGGCTGGTCCGAGGGCGACCTCGCCAAGCTGACCTGGCAGAACTCCGTACGGGTGCTGCGCGACGCGGAAGCCGTGGCCCGCGACGAGCAGAGCGGGCGGGGGCCGTCCCACGCGACGATCACGGAGCTGGACGGCCCGCTCGGCTGA
- a CDS encoding acyl-CoA dehydrogenase, whose amino-acid sequence MAGSTDFDLYRPAEEHDMLRETIRALAETKIAPFAAAVDEESRFPQEALDALVASDLHAVHVPEEYGGAGADALATVIVIEEVARACASSSLIPAVNKLGSLPVILSGSEELKRKYLAPLAKGDAMFSYALSEPDAGSDAAGMKTKAVRDGDFWVLNGVKRWITNAGVSEYYTVMAVTDPTKRSKGISAFVVEKSDEGVSFGAPEKKLGIKGSPTREVYFDNVRIPADRMIGEEGTGFATAMKTLDHTRITIAAQALGIAQGALDYAKGYVQERKQFGKPIADFQGIQFMLADMAMKLEAARQLTYSAAAKSQRVDGDLTFFGAAAKCFASDVAMEVTTDAVQLLGGYGYTRDYPVERMMRDAKITQIYEGTNQVQRIVMARNLP is encoded by the coding sequence TTGGCGGGTTCGACCGATTTCGACCTGTACCGTCCGGCCGAGGAGCACGACATGCTCCGCGAGACCATCCGCGCGCTCGCGGAGACGAAGATCGCCCCCTTCGCCGCCGCGGTCGACGAGGAGAGCCGCTTCCCGCAGGAGGCGCTGGACGCCCTGGTCGCGTCGGACCTGCACGCCGTCCACGTCCCGGAGGAGTACGGCGGCGCCGGCGCCGACGCGCTCGCCACGGTCATCGTGATCGAGGAGGTGGCCCGCGCCTGCGCCTCCTCCTCCCTGATCCCGGCCGTCAACAAGCTCGGCTCGCTCCCGGTGATCCTCTCCGGCTCCGAGGAGCTGAAGCGCAAGTACCTGGCCCCGCTCGCCAAGGGCGACGCGATGTTCTCGTACGCCCTCTCCGAGCCGGACGCCGGCTCCGACGCGGCGGGCATGAAGACGAAGGCCGTGCGCGACGGCGACTTCTGGGTCCTCAACGGCGTGAAGCGCTGGATCACCAACGCGGGCGTCTCCGAGTACTACACGGTGATGGCCGTCACCGACCCGACCAAGCGCTCCAAGGGCATCTCCGCGTTCGTCGTCGAGAAGTCCGACGAGGGCGTCTCCTTCGGCGCCCCGGAGAAGAAGCTCGGCATCAAGGGCTCCCCGACGCGCGAGGTCTACTTCGACAACGTGCGCATCCCCGCCGACCGGATGATCGGCGAGGAGGGCACCGGCTTCGCCACCGCGATGAAGACCCTGGACCACACCCGCATCACCATCGCGGCCCAGGCCCTCGGCATCGCCCAGGGCGCGCTGGACTACGCCAAGGGATACGTCCAGGAGCGCAAGCAGTTCGGCAAGCCGATCGCGGACTTCCAGGGCATCCAGTTCATGCTCGCCGACATGGCGATGAAGCTGGAGGCGGCCCGCCAGCTCACCTACTCGGCCGCCGCCAAGTCCCAGCGCGTCGACGGCGACCTCACGTTCTTCGGCGCCGCGGCCAAGTGCTTCGCCTCCGACGTCGCCATGGAGGTCACCACGGACGCCGTCCAGCTGCTCGGCGGCTACGGCTACACGCGGGACTACCCGGTCGAGCGCATGATGCGCGACGCCAAGATCACCCAGATTTATGAGGGTACGAATCAGGTTCAGCGGATCGTCATGGCGAGGAACCTGCCGTAG
- a CDS encoding tyrosine-type recombinase/integrase — translation MARAWVARSTDDAKKWTTFWYDPDGKQRQKSFETKKRADDHRKRKEQELDAGTYLDDKLGKQPVTAVWEQWTNQRKLENSTKKQYRSIQKTTLEPFFKARSIVSLKVADIEQWLLWMEQDRKLSARTRRQRFSFFSGMMDWAVVNEIIGRNPCKKVRHAGSRAKEIREHKSNARRLTTREVLAVLDGAPPRYRAMLWLMAGCGLRIGEAMAVSRDQIDFQTEVLRVDFQIAEDGESESGKNSALQRRHIKARDEEEPGRVVPLPPNVAFELRRHIKNHGVWGPERLLFPNVTRTGYVYASYFYRQIWLAALTKGGVTYCKPHSMRHYYGSRLLYAGVPENDVADWMGHSSTDVLREHYHYIFEGAEQRGRAAIATMLTPDADDPTERAEAA, via the coding sequence GTGGCAAGGGCATGGGTGGCGCGTTCCACGGACGACGCGAAGAAGTGGACAACGTTCTGGTACGACCCGGATGGGAAGCAGCGGCAGAAGTCGTTTGAGACCAAGAAGCGTGCCGACGACCACAGGAAGCGGAAGGAGCAGGAGCTAGACGCAGGGACCTATCTGGACGACAAGTTGGGCAAGCAGCCGGTTACAGCCGTCTGGGAACAGTGGACCAATCAAAGGAAGCTGGAGAACAGCACCAAGAAGCAGTACCGCTCAATTCAGAAAACAACCCTGGAACCGTTCTTCAAGGCTCGCTCCATCGTGTCCTTGAAGGTCGCGGACATCGAACAATGGCTGTTGTGGATGGAGCAGGACCGGAAGCTGTCGGCCCGGACACGACGGCAGCGGTTCTCGTTCTTCTCCGGAATGATGGATTGGGCCGTGGTCAACGAGATCATCGGGCGCAACCCGTGCAAGAAGGTCCGGCACGCGGGTAGCCGTGCCAAGGAGATACGTGAACACAAGAGCAACGCACGGCGGCTGACGACCCGCGAGGTTTTGGCCGTGCTGGATGGGGCCCCGCCCCGGTACCGAGCCATGCTGTGGCTCATGGCGGGATGCGGGCTCCGCATCGGTGAGGCCATGGCCGTCTCGCGCGATCAGATCGACTTCCAGACCGAGGTCCTGCGCGTCGATTTCCAGATTGCGGAGGACGGCGAATCCGAGTCAGGCAAGAACAGTGCGCTCCAGCGGCGGCACATCAAGGCCCGCGACGAGGAGGAGCCGGGGCGAGTCGTGCCTCTTCCTCCGAATGTGGCCTTCGAGCTGCGCAGGCACATCAAGAACCACGGCGTGTGGGGACCGGAGAGGCTGCTGTTCCCGAATGTCACCCGGACCGGGTACGTGTACGCGTCGTACTTCTACCGGCAGATCTGGTTGGCGGCCCTGACGAAGGGCGGGGTGACCTACTGCAAGCCTCACTCCATGCGGCACTACTACGGGTCCCGGTTGCTCTACGCGGGCGTCCCTGAGAACGATGTGGCCGACTGGATGGGGCACAGCAGCACGGACGTGCTCCGCGAGCACTACCACTACATCTTCGAAGGGGCCGAGCAGCGCGGACGTGCAGCTATCGCAACCATGTTGACCCCCGACGCAGACGACCCTACCGAGCGGGCCGAAGCCGCCTGA
- a CDS encoding class I SAM-dependent methyltransferase produces the protein MSLAESWDKYAVGSKPRRAVNATGETTWLNWTQYADHGPNESVLGAVAGRRVLELGSGSGSNLAHLVTLGATGLGVDVAPARETVAKERWAGLAGIEFRTAEATAFLSETDKTFDVVLSIFGAVWFVDPHTLLPLIRSRMASGGTLAFSHLPAGSQDVKPGGAGLRHNHSLDAWEHLLASHGFAAVSASLIDPPQGRTLGTMLVRALAR, from the coding sequence ATGTCATTGGCCGAGTCCTGGGACAAATACGCGGTCGGAAGCAAGCCGCGCAGGGCAGTGAACGCCACGGGCGAGACGACGTGGCTGAACTGGACTCAGTACGCCGATCACGGACCGAACGAGAGCGTTCTAGGAGCCGTCGCCGGACGTCGGGTGCTGGAACTCGGCTCAGGCAGCGGGAGCAACCTGGCACACCTGGTCACGCTCGGCGCGACGGGCCTGGGAGTGGACGTTGCACCAGCCCGGGAAACGGTCGCAAAGGAACGCTGGGCCGGTCTGGCAGGTATTGAGTTCCGCACGGCAGAGGCGACGGCATTCCTGAGCGAGACGGACAAGACCTTTGACGTCGTGCTCTCCATCTTTGGTGCCGTGTGGTTCGTCGATCCGCACACCCTGCTACCGCTGATTCGATCCCGTATGGCTTCGGGTGGCACTCTCGCGTTCTCCCACCTTCCCGCCGGAAGTCAAGACGTGAAACCAGGCGGGGCAGGGTTGCGTCACAACCACAGTCTCGATGCGTGGGAACACCTGCTCGCAAGCCACGGATTCGCGGCGGTGTCAGCGTCACTGATCGATCCGCCGCAGGGCAGGACCCTGGGCACGATGCTCGTACGCGCGCTGGCGCGCTGA
- a CDS encoding 1,4-alpha-glucan branching protein, translated as MATIHDTTLTPSKLELLTGWLPRQSWYAGSGETPELVKAGGFRLDDPEGEVGIEFMVVADTAGQDPVAYLVPLGYRGAALEGVPGEALIGTSDHGVLGTRWIYDGAHDPVVRARLRALLRGEAKPQQQNVSDAPDPTVIVHGAGAGQGVDVRINRVLRATEAEQGAPGSLVAGWTWPDGTAARGEMAAVTPR; from the coding sequence ATGGCAACCATCCACGACACCACCTTGACGCCCAGCAAGCTGGAGCTCCTCACCGGCTGGCTGCCGAGGCAGAGCTGGTACGCGGGCTCAGGGGAGACGCCGGAGCTGGTCAAGGCCGGCGGGTTCCGTCTGGACGATCCGGAGGGAGAGGTCGGGATCGAGTTCATGGTCGTGGCGGACACGGCCGGGCAGGATCCGGTGGCGTATCTGGTGCCGCTGGGCTACCGCGGTGCGGCGCTGGAGGGCGTCCCCGGCGAGGCGCTGATCGGCACTTCCGACCACGGGGTGCTCGGCACCCGGTGGATCTACGACGGCGCCCACGACCCGGTGGTACGGGCGCGGTTGCGCGCCCTTCTCCGCGGCGAGGCGAAGCCGCAGCAGCAGAACGTGAGCGACGCCCCCGACCCGACCGTCATCGTGCACGGGGCCGGTGCCGGCCAGGGGGTCGACGTCCGGATCAACCGCGTACTGCGGGCGACGGAAGCCGAGCAGGGGGCGCCGGGGAGTCTCGTCGCCGGCTGGACCTGGCCGGACGGGACGGCCGCACGGGGCGAGATGGCGGCCGTGACCCCGCGGTAG
- the purE gene encoding 5-(carboxyamino)imidazole ribonucleotide mutase, whose product MTSPGTGSPAAPLVGIVMGSDSDWPVMEAAAKALDEFEIPYEVDVVSAHRMAREMIAYGDAAAGRGLKVIVAGAGGAAALPGMLASVTPLPVIGVPVPLKYLDGMDSLLSIVQMPAGVPVATVSVGGARNAGLLAARILAASDPALQERMQEFLQELNDQATEKGKRLRAKVQGADSFGFGK is encoded by the coding sequence ATGACTTCCCCCGGCACCGGATCCCCCGCCGCCCCTCTCGTCGGCATCGTCATGGGCTCGGACTCCGACTGGCCCGTCATGGAGGCCGCCGCCAAGGCGCTCGACGAGTTCGAGATCCCCTACGAGGTCGACGTCGTCTCCGCCCACCGCATGGCGCGCGAGATGATCGCCTACGGCGACGCGGCCGCGGGCCGGGGCCTCAAGGTGATCGTCGCGGGCGCGGGCGGCGCCGCCGCACTGCCCGGCATGCTGGCCTCGGTCACCCCGCTGCCGGTCATCGGCGTGCCGGTGCCGCTGAAGTACCTGGACGGCATGGACAGCCTGCTCTCCATCGTCCAGATGCCGGCCGGGGTCCCCGTCGCCACCGTCTCGGTCGGCGGCGCGCGCAACGCGGGCCTGCTGGCCGCGCGGATCCTCGCCGCCTCCGACCCCGCGCTCCAGGAGCGGATGCAGGAGTTCCTGCAGGAGCTGAACGACCAGGCCACCGAGAAGGGCAAACGTCTGCGCGCCAAGGTCCAGGGCGCGGACTCCTTCGGCTTCGGAAAGTAG
- a CDS encoding DUF3987 domain-containing protein — protein sequence MNTPVLHGPIGRAVHEISPSLETDELGVYVASLSMWSAAIGGTVRVSSRGNTRPVLLWSALVAGTGRGKGSALRAAQHVLDRPVGRFLATHSTSGITSGASLVNHLWNQQEATAETEAGRDVRTLVVEEEWSEVLRRVKRDPSFTTKLRAAWDGATLRNTTKEEAQEIRDPAMVLHCHVTPSDWTKYVGESEAAGGSYNRILPFLLRSVPMLDDDRVSLPDIDSRELADAYTWATARPRVITLAEDARPLWRIVRRYARILGETLPEGQAVFIERTAEQTLRVAACLAASECSESITEEILSAAFSLVRRSVQDTVRITKGATSPKTNRQPLSLTDKVRARIELHGGRATSSQVLPYVGATASEVKALTGIRVTVERSGKTGRPATVFTLRDDSSAHAVPQPASADRRQNRSDDSHSPLSRPADPERDVKRATVVQIDTYRTAPKQSPEPVPVKRPEPARGSNPFHALL from the coding sequence ATGAACACCCCTGTTCTCCACGGCCCCATCGGCCGTGCGGTCCATGAGATTTCCCCCTCCCTCGAAACGGACGAACTGGGGGTGTACGTGGCTTCCCTGTCGATGTGGTCCGCTGCCATCGGCGGAACCGTCAGGGTTAGTTCGCGGGGCAACACCCGCCCCGTGCTCCTGTGGTCCGCCCTGGTCGCAGGAACAGGCCGGGGCAAGGGCTCGGCACTCCGAGCTGCGCAACACGTCCTGGACAGGCCGGTTGGCCGCTTCCTGGCCACCCACTCCACATCCGGCATCACGTCCGGGGCAAGTCTGGTCAACCACCTGTGGAACCAGCAGGAAGCCACCGCAGAGACAGAGGCCGGGCGCGACGTGCGCACCCTGGTGGTGGAAGAGGAATGGTCGGAAGTGCTCCGCAGGGTCAAGCGCGACCCCTCCTTCACCACCAAGCTCCGCGCGGCGTGGGACGGGGCGACGCTCCGCAACACCACCAAGGAAGAGGCGCAGGAAATACGCGACCCCGCCATGGTCCTGCACTGCCACGTCACCCCGTCCGACTGGACCAAGTACGTAGGCGAATCAGAAGCAGCGGGCGGCTCCTACAACCGCATTCTGCCCTTCCTCCTCCGGTCCGTCCCGATGCTGGACGACGACCGCGTCAGCCTCCCCGACATCGACAGCCGCGAACTCGCCGACGCCTACACCTGGGCCACCGCACGCCCCCGCGTCATCACCCTCGCCGAGGACGCCCGCCCGCTGTGGAGGATCGTCCGCCGCTACGCCCGCATCCTGGGTGAGACTCTGCCGGAGGGGCAGGCGGTGTTCATCGAGCGGACCGCAGAGCAGACACTCAGGGTTGCTGCCTGTCTGGCCGCTTCCGAGTGCTCCGAGTCCATCACGGAAGAGATCCTGTCGGCCGCTTTCAGCCTGGTCCGACGCTCCGTCCAGGACACCGTGCGGATCACCAAGGGAGCCACATCCCCGAAGACGAACCGACAGCCCCTCAGCCTCACCGACAAAGTCCGGGCCCGCATCGAACTGCACGGAGGACGGGCCACGTCCTCACAGGTACTCCCGTACGTGGGAGCCACCGCCAGTGAGGTCAAGGCACTCACCGGAATCAGGGTGACCGTGGAACGGTCGGGCAAGACAGGCCGACCCGCCACCGTCTTCACACTCCGCGATGACAGTTCCGCTCACGCTGTGCCCCAGCCGGCCAGCGCGGACCGTAGGCAGAATCGGAGCGACGATTCCCATAGCCCTCTGTCGCGGCCGGCTGACCCAGAGCGTGACGTGAAGCGCGCCACGGTCGTACAGATCGACACCTACAGAACAGCACCGAAGCAGTCACCGGAGCCCGTGCCAGTGAAGCGGCCGGAACCGGCCAGAGGTTCCAACCCCTTCCACGCTCTCCTCTGA
- a CDS encoding histone-like nucleoid-structuring protein Lsr2 — protein MRTTVLVPVEKVLCDAHIARDGSEEEATETLTLGVRAWDLCVEHNATFARYLVDALGAGVHDTSAEPVPVPVPVPEPEPEPEEPATAPVPSVMIAGEVPGYDWETAREAVRNLGYQVVGRADESTVLLILGEGGERSGSKLRDAAERGIGCMDVREPGRFKSAVCAGELVGGDPLPEPAKVGPKEMSERERNRAVRAWARTNGYDIPTKGRIPMHVRHAFDMSHRDASEGKAAAA, from the coding sequence ATGAGGACTACGGTTCTGGTCCCCGTTGAAAAGGTTCTCTGTGATGCGCACATTGCGCGTGACGGGAGCGAGGAAGAGGCGACAGAAACGCTGACGCTGGGAGTGCGTGCGTGGGATCTCTGTGTTGAGCACAACGCCACCTTTGCTCGCTACCTTGTTGACGCCCTGGGAGCCGGGGTGCACGACACTTCCGCTGAACCTGTCCCCGTCCCCGTCCCCGTCCCGGAGCCGGAGCCGGAGCCGGAGGAGCCTGCCACTGCCCCCGTTCCGTCCGTGATGATCGCGGGGGAAGTGCCCGGATATGACTGGGAGACCGCGCGCGAAGCGGTCCGTAACCTGGGGTATCAGGTGGTGGGCCGTGCCGATGAGTCCACTGTGCTGCTGATCCTGGGTGAGGGTGGCGAGCGGAGCGGGTCCAAGCTCCGGGACGCTGCGGAACGGGGCATCGGGTGCATGGACGTACGGGAACCCGGACGGTTCAAGTCCGCAGTCTGTGCCGGTGAGTTGGTTGGTGGTGACCCGCTCCCTGAGCCTGCCAAGGTGGGCCCGAAAGAGATGAGCGAGCGGGAGCGCAACCGGGCCGTGCGGGCGTGGGCCCGGACCAACGGATACGACATACCCACCAAGGGGCGCATCCCCATGCACGTGCGGCACGCCTTTGATATGTCGCACAGGGACGCTTCGGAGGGAAAAGCGGCAGCGGCCTGA
- a CDS encoding helix-turn-helix domain-containing protein, with translation MPIFHSYSRSPRGPSGASIFPEVVLVKLMTVAEVANFLDKPRSWVYENWRGEEIPFRKVGQALRCRPADLEKWLDGQS, from the coding sequence ATGCCGATCTTTCACTCGTACAGCCGCAGCCCCCGAGGCCCCTCGGGGGCTTCTATTTTTCCGGAGGTCGTATTGGTCAAGTTGATGACGGTTGCAGAGGTGGCCAACTTTCTGGACAAACCCCGAAGCTGGGTCTATGAAAATTGGCGTGGGGAAGAGATTCCCTTCCGTAAGGTGGGGCAGGCCCTCCGATGTCGTCCCGCTGACCTGGAGAAGTGGCTGGACGGCCAGAGCTGA